One genomic window of Triplophysa rosa linkage group LG11, Trosa_1v2, whole genome shotgun sequence includes the following:
- the si:dkey-120c6.5 gene encoding GTPase IMAP family member 9 — MATNERKTRRRLSLEVRPNMSSDETSLRMLVFGSSSLLQMSLTHTVSGPGIFTRDDVNISVTKKSSGVVQKKNITLVNTPNLKENDFPDKILHKELRKAVCFSCPGPHAVLFILDPFHVTPDVLDILKQVIHYFGESILKHTLIVLYHEKDLSISLDDAVKKNKTFRELAEKCGQNYIFFNEEKNRTEESQIQALFAKVDDMVLEHGIYSNLEYKEAEKRIQTEERFLRKSREKEIRQKLKELENEHSGEALASEKTKYEERVGLECREMAQLVVADKFGFTVRIVDYAAAIGKGAFAGALLGFAVGYDGMAIGAAIGAGIGGILGGAINAVWSFMTKSFSEVR; from the exons ATGGCAACAAACGAAAGGAAAACGAGAAGAAGACTGAGCTTAGAAGTCCGACCTAACA TGAGCAGCGATGAGACATCCTTGAGGATGCTGGTGTTTGGCAGCTCAAGTCTTCTTCAGATGTCACTGACGCATACTGTGTCGGGGCCTGGGATCTTCACCAGAGATGATGTCAACATTTCTGTTACCAAGAAAAGTTCAGGGGTCGTgcagaagaaaaacataacCCTGGTCAACACGCCAAATCTTAAGGAGAACGATTTTCCTGACAAGATCCTTCATAAAGAGCTCAGGAAGGCTGTATGTTTCTCCTGCCCAGGTCCTCACGCTGTTCTCTTCATTCTGGATCCCTTTCATGTGACCCCTGATGTCCTCGACATTTTGAAGCAAGTGATACACTACTTTGGTGAAAGCATCTTGAAGCACACGTTGATTGTTTTATATCACGAAAAAGATCTGAGCATTTCCTTAGACGATGCGGTCAAGAAGAACAAGACCTTTAGAGAGCTTGCTGAGAAATGTGGTCAGAACTACATCTTCTTTAATGAAGAAAAGAACAGGACTGAGGAAAGTCAAATACAAGCATTGTTTGCCAAGGTAGACGACATGGTTTTGGAGCATGGAATATATTCAAACCTGGAATATAAAGAGGCTGAAAAAAGAATTCAGACGGAGGAACGGTTTCTCAGGAAGTCAAGGGAAAAGGAGATTAGACAGAAGTTGAAGGAGTTGGAGAATGAACATTCAGGAGAGGCGCTTGCCAGTGAAAAGACGAAATATGAAGAAAGGGTCGGTTTGGAGTGCAGAGAAATGGCACAGCTGGTCGTTGCAGACAAATTTGGCTTTACGGTCAGAATTGTTGACTATGCAGCGGCAATAGGAAAGGGTGCATTTGCTGGTGCACTTCTAGGTTTTGCAGTCGGATATGATGGTATGGCGATAGGAGCCGCTATTGGTGCTGGGATTGGTGGGATACTTGGAGGTGCTATAAATGCGGTATGGAGCTTTATGACTAAGTCCTTTTCGGAAGTCCGCTAA